The genomic stretch GGTAATCCTGACATCCTCCGCCAGTTGTGCCTTCTCTACTGCAAACAATGCGCCGTCATCCGGCGGCTGGAACTTCGCGAAGGTCACGCTCGGCAACGCCTCCGCTATCAGCTGGCACTGGCTCACCTGTGGGCGGTCCTGCGCGCTCGCAGGAAAGCCGAACACTACGAAAGCCAAGGCGGTAAGGGCATACTTCAGCATCATGCTGCTCCCAAGCTGGACATCGCTTGAGAAATAAGGATGGGGCAGCAGCCCCCGAACGTAAAGTTGGGCTGCGGACGCTTCACGTCACATTGACGTTATCGCGCATCCGCCAATCAGGCCCAGAAGTCCGGGATGGTTTCAGCCAATCGAGGCCCAATCCGCAGCGGCGCAATCTTTTCGGCCAGACCGGTGCTGTCGGAAATCTCGACGCCAACGCCGCAGATCGTCGCGGGGCCATTCGCAGCCTCAAAGCGGCCCTTCGGCATTTTCGAGATGAAGCGGTTCAACGGTTCCTCCTTGTCCATGCCGAGCGAGGAGTCGTAATCGCCGCACATGCCCGCGTCAGACATGTAAGCCGTGCCACCGTTGAGGATCTGATGATCGGCTGTGGGCACATGCGTATGCGTGCCAACCACAAAACTAGCGCGACCATCGACAAAATGACCGAAACACTGCTTCTCGCTGGTCGCCTCCGCATGAAAGTCGAACATCACCACATCAGCCTGCTCCTTCAGCGGACAGGCTTGGAGAATGGCCTCTGCCGACTTGAAAGGATCGTCCAGCTCGGGATGCATGAAGACGCGTCCCATGATGTTGGCCACAAGGACACGGGCGCCGTTGCGGGCATAATAGAGGCCCGAACCCCTGCCAGGCGTGCCTGCAGGATAATTGGCGGGACGCAGGAACTGGTCATGGCGCGAGCAGAAGGAGACAGCTTCCTTCTGATCCCAGACATGGTTGCCGGTCGTGACGACATCGGCACCGGCATTGATTGTTTCGAGGAAGATATCCTCAGTGATTCCGAAACCGCCGGCGGCATTCTCGCCATTGACCACGACGAAATCGAGCTTCAGGTCGGAGATCAGTCCTGGCAGTTTGTCCCACACGGCAGTGCGTCCTGTCTTGCCAACCATGTCGCCGAGAAAAAGAAGTCTCATTCGCGCATCCAATCAATCCACAAACCGTCGATACCCGCTTTCGGTGATGATCGCGTCAAGGGGAACATCATGGGGTTCTAAGGGCACTTCTGCCACCTCCTGACAATCAAAAGCAATGCCGATAAGCCGAGGCGACCGTCCTTTTTGCCGCAATCGGGCTATGGCGCGATCATAGTGACCGGCCCCATAGCCGATGCGGTTGCCCCGACCATCAAAGACCGACAGCGGAACAAGCAAGACATCAGGGTCAAGAACCTCAGCCTCAGGACCCGGCCCGCGAGTCCCAAATCCGGTATCGACAAGTGCGGCGCCGACGACCAGCTCCCTGAAGACGATGGTTTCACGGTCGATGACAACCGGCAGACAAATCCGGGCACCAGCTGCCTTAAGCCCCGCCATGAGCGGCCGAATGTCTGCCTCTGATCGAATGGGGAAAAAACCGGAAAAGACAGCGCCGGGCTCAACAGCAAGACCTTCAAAAGCATGATCTGCAATCCTGAGACTATACTCCAGACGCAACTCAGGGTCTATATTGTCACGTAGCGCAAGTTTTGTCTTCCGTAGTTCCGATTTTATACTGTTTCGTTCCACTTCTGCTCCTCTAAAAATTCTCACCCGTCAGAATTAGGGGATACCAGGTTGATGATCGTCAATTTTTCCCAAGAAAAGTACTCTCTTAATGCTTGGCAGCATCAATCCATTATTAACTCACCCCTTTTAATTTATGGATATGGATATTTGTATGGGAGGTCGCTGACCATGAACATGCTTACTCGATTCGGCATCACCAAGACCGTGGCCACGGCCGCGGTCGTGGTTCTGACAGCGTCCCTCGGCGTGGTCACCTTTGTTATTGCGAACAAGATCAGTTCGCATATCGAACAGAATGCCATCACCAGTCAGGACACCAGCCTGCGCACTGCGGCAACGATCATTGAGCGAGACCTGCCGGGCACCAAGGTGACCTGGGCGAGCGACGGCAATGTCGACCGCATCGTCATGGAAGCAATCCCGACGGAATTCACCGACCACACGATGATCGACACGATCGGTCGCATGACGGGTCAAACCGCGACTATCTTCGCCTGGGATGCTGAAAGCAAGGATTTCTGGCGTCGGACCACCAACATCATCAAGCCGGATGGCAACCGCGCCGTCGGCACACCGCTTGGTCAGACCGGTGCCGTCTACCCCTATTCGGTGAAGGGTGAGCTCTATCGCGGCGAGGCGGTCATTCTCGGCACGCCCTATTACACGATCTATGAACCCATTTTCTCGCCTGCTGGTGATGTCATCGGCATTCTTTATGCCGGCGTCCGCTCATCCGACATCAAGGCGATTGCCAGCGAGATCAACAATGCGATCGGCCTGACGGCCATCATCGCGACGATCATCTCCGCGATCCTCATGGTGCTGCTTGTCCGCCAGATCGTGGGTGCTCTGCCACGCCTGACGGCCGTTGCCGACAAACTGTCCAAGGGGCATCTCGATACCGAGGTTCCCGACACCCATTTTCGAAACGAGATCGGTTCGCTCGCCCGCGCCCTCAACGTTTTCCGCGAAAGCGCAATCCAGAAGATCGACATCGAGCGTCAGGCCCGCGAAACCGAGGCGCAGAGCGAACGCGAGCGCATGGAACGCGACGCCGCCAAGATCGAAGACGCGCGCACCGTTCAGCAGGCCGTCGATGTTCTGGCCGAATGCCTGCACAAGCTCAGCGACGGCGACCTGACGGTTCGCATCGAGAAGAGCTTCCCCGGCAATCTCGACAAGCTGCGCATGGACTTCAATTCGGCCGTTGACAAGCTCAGCAACACCCTTGCGGAAATCCGGCTCGAAACCTCTGGGATCGATGCAGGCTCCAGCGAAATCCGCTCTGCAACCGACGACCTGTCAAAGCGCACCGAACAGCAGGCAGCCTCGCTTGAAGAAACCTCGGCAGCCCTGGAAGAGATCACGTCGACCGTGCGCGGCTCCTCTGCCAAGGCGGACGAAGCGGCAAACATGGCTGAAAAGGCCCGCCTCAGCACGGAAAACTCCAGCAAGGTGGTTTCCAATGCCATCGAGGCCATGAGCCGCATCGAACAGGCATCCAGCGAAATCTCGAAGATCATCAACGTGATCGACGAAATCGCCTTCCAGACCAACCTTCTGGCACTTAATGCCGGTGTCGAGGCCGCCCGTGCCGGTGAGGCCGGAAAGGGTTTCGCGGTTGTCGCCCAGGAAGTGCGCGAGCTTGCACAGCGCTCCGCCAATGCCGCGAAGGACATCAAGGCTTTGATCCACAAGTCCGGCGAGGCAGTGTCGGGCGGTGTTGCCCTGGTGCAGCAGACCGGGTCGGCGCTTGGCGAAATCTCCGGTCAGGTCGCCGCAATCAACGAACACATTGGCGCGATTGCCTCGGCGGCGCGCGAACAATCAACCGCCCTCAATGAGATCAGCGGTTCCGTCAACCACATGGACCAGTTCACCCAGAAGAACGCTGCCATGGTCGAGGAAGCAACAGCGGTATCGCACCGGCTCGCCGACAGCGCGCGCCAGCTGAGCGGTTTGATTGGCCAGTTCCAGATGGGACAACACGGCCATGGGATGGCAGCGGCTACACAAAAGCACACGCCAACGACCACGCAAGCCACTTCACGAACCGCAGCAGCCAAAACCGCGGCACCACAGCCGGCAGCAGAAGCAACACGCCCTGTCGCTTCCCCGGCCCGCAAGATGGTTGGCACGCTTGCCAAGGCCTTTGGTGGCGCGAACACGGCAGCTGCACCCTCCAAGGACAATTGGGAAGAATTCTGATCGTAGGGTTGGATAGACAAAAAGCCGTCGCGTTCCATCGCGGCGGCTTTTTCATTGGTCCTGAACGTGCAGCAAAAATGCTTCAGGAATCAACATCTGCGATAAGGGTGCGATCCACGGCAACCGATGGAGATTTACGATCCTGGGCGCCTACAAAAGTAGGTGGGCGCCATATGTCCAAGCCCACGGGCCTGGTCAGGGACAGCTCCCATTGGATCGAGTATGGCCCCAGGGATTGTGGTTCCTGTCGGGAAGCGCAGACCGCATTTAAGATATAGTCTTCTAAACCGGTCGACGCCAGTGGCGTGCAGCGTTCAAGACCAAAAATTAATTGCCGGGTCGCGCTTCCGGTGCCGCTCTGGCTGTCAGCTTTCGGGTAATGCCGTTGATATGCTGCGTCAGCTCATCCAGCACTTCGACAACCTGGGCTTCACGGTGGTCAACCACGTTCATGACTTCCTCGCGTCCGGCGCGAAGTCCAACCATCTCATGTTCAAGCGCTGCCACGCGTCTCTTGATATCTGACAGCTCGTCCATCACCATGATGCCGGCCATCACCGTGATCCTCAAATCGCCGATCTCGCCGAATTGTGCCTTGAGATGAGTAACATAACGGTCGAAGTCAGTTGCAAGCGAGGTAAGGTGATCTTCCTGCCCCTCCTCACATGCCATCCGGTAGGCCTTGCCATCGATCGTTACTGTCACTTGAGCCATTAGCCTACCAACTCTCTCCAACGCGTGGGCTCAATTGCCCCTTGGCATCTGTCTGTCCGCTCCATGGCCGAGCCTTGGGTTAACGATCAAGCACCGCGCGAATGGTCTCCATGGCCGTTACCAGCCGCCTCGAAACTTCACGATTGACTTCTTCCAGGCGGTTCGCCCGAAACTCGCTCTCGTCGAGTTCCTGAGCAAGCCGGGCCCGGTCGGCATGGACGCGGCGCACCTCGCCCTCGACTTCCTGTCCCTCGCGTTGCGCTTCAAAGCGCAGATCTATGGCATTCTCAAGACCGGCCATGGCCTGTCGGAGTGCGCCGAGCGCCGCATCCATCGCGTTTTCCGTCGGCATGAATTCGCCTCTGCAATTCTTAACAATGATCCGAATCGAGCCAGCAGACCCTGTCAATTTTGGCGAGACAGTAAGCGTCGCAATTGTCGCGCGTCAATAAACGCTGACGGACTGTCACCCGCCAATTCTGTGGACGATCGGTTTGTTACACCGACATTACGGCATCATTTCGGGCATCGCCCACCAAACAGGCAGACTGCGGATTTCTTGCCTGATAAACGGCCAGAATGCCGGGCATTTGTTGACTTGCCGGATGCAGGTGTTAAGGATCACCCCCGTTCAAACGAGCCGCCCCGCGCGCTCGCATTTCGAAGCCCCGGAACCAGCGGATTAGTCATGATTTCTCCCGAAAAACATCAGCGGATGGCCAATGCGATCCGCTTTCTGTCGATGGATGCCGTCGAGAAGGCCAATTCAGGCCATCCCGGCATGCCCATGGGCTGCGCCGATGTCGCGACTGTGCTTTTTTCTCGCTACTTGAGCTTCGATCCCAAAAACCCGCTCTGGCCTGACCGCGACCGCTTCGTTCTGTCCGCGGGACACGGCTCCATGCTGATCTACTCGCTCCTTTATCTGACCGGATATGAGGACATGACCATCGAGGACATCAAGGGCTTCCGCCAGATGGGCTCGAAGACGGCAGGGCATCCGGAATACGGCCATGCCTCGGGCATCGAGACCACGACCGGGCCGCTTGGCCAGGGTATCGCCAATGCCGTTGGCATGGCGCTCGCCGAAAAGAAGCTCGCCGACGAATTCGGCTCCGACCTGCAGGACCACTATACCTACGCGCTCGCCGGTGACGGCTGCCTGATGGAAGGTATCAGCCAGGAAGCGATTACGCTTGCGGGTCATCTGAAGCTGAACAAGCTCATTGTCTTCTGGGATGACAACGGCATCTCCATCGACGGCGCGATCTCGCTTGCCGACTCGACGGATCAACATGCCCGTTTCCGCTCCGCCGGCTGGAACACGCTTGCCATTGACGGCCACGATCCGGATGCGATCGCCGCTGCGATCGAGCAGGCCCAGGCATCCGACAAACCGACGATGATTGCCTGCAAGACGGTAATCGGATTTGGCGCCCCCAACAAAGCCGGCACCCACAAGGTCCACGGCTCGCCGCTGGGTGCTGACGAAATCGCCGCAACGCGCAAGGCGCTGGGCTGGGAAGAGGAAGCCTTCTCGATCCCTGCGGACGTGCTTGACGCATGGCGTCTGGCCGGACTGCGCTCCACGAAGACCCGCAAGGACTGGGAAGCCCGTCTCGCGAGTGCTGACGCTGAAAAGCGCGCGGAATTCAGCCGTCGTTTCGCAGGCGAACTGCCGGGCACGCTCGCAAGCGCCATCGACAATTACAAGAAAAAGCTGGCCGACACCAAGCCGACGATCGCAACCCGCAAGGCATCGGAAGACGCGCTTGAAGTCATCAATGGCGTCGTGCCGGAGACTGTTGGCGGCTCGGCCGACCTGACCGGCTCGAACAACACCAAGACCAGCCAGACCAAGTCGATCACCCCGACCGACTTCTCCGGTCGTTACATCCATTACGGCATCCGCGAGCACGGCATGGCCGCTGCCATGAACGGTATGGCCCTGCATGGGGGCCTGATCCCCTATTCCGGCGGCTTCCTGATCTTTTCGGATTACTGCCGCCCGTCGATCCGTCTGGCCGCCCTCATGGGCATCCGCGTCATCCATGTTCTGACCCATGACTCGATCGGTCTTGGCGAAGACGGCCCGACGCACCAGCCGGTCGAGCATATGGCAGCGCTCCGCGCCATCCCGAACCTGCTGATGTTCCGCCCGGCCGACGCCACGGAAACCGTCGAGTGCTGGCAGGTGGCGCTGGAGAACAAGGAACGTCCGTCCGGCCTCGCCCTGACCCGTCAGAACCTGATGCCTGTGCGTAACGAATACGAAGAAAAGAACCTCTGCGCCTCCGGTGCCTATGAGTTGATCTCGGCAAGCGATGCACAGGTTTCGATCTTCGCTTCCGGTTCGGAAGTCGAGATCGCGGTAAAGGCACAACAGCAACTGGCAGCAAAGGGCATCTCGACCCGCGTGGTTTCCGTGCCCTGCTTCGAGCTCTTTTTCGAGCAGGATGCCGACTATCAGGAAGCCATCATCGGCAATGCTCCGGTGAAGATCGCCGTTGAAGCCGGTATCCGCCAGGGCTGGGATGCGATCATCGGCTCCACCGGCACCTTTATCGGCATGAAATCATTCGGCGCTTCGGGCCCCTATAAGGAACTCTACAAGCACTTTGGCATCACGGCAGAAGCCGTCGTTGCCGCCGCTGAAGCGAAGCTTGCCTGACACCATCCCGCCAGGGCGCAGGCACTGCGCCCTGACATTGCCCAAGAGTTCAATATCCAATCGGGAGTGCACCCATGACTGTGAAAGTTGCCATCAACGGCTTCGGCCGTATCGGACGTAACGTTCTCCGCGCCATCGTCGAATCCGGCCGCACCGACATCGAAGTCGTGGCCATCAACGATCTCGGCCCGGTCGAGACCAATGCGCATCTGCTTCGCTACGACAGCGTACACGGCAAGTTTCCGGCTTCGGTTGAAGTGTCCGGCGACTCGATCATCGTCGGCGGCGGCAAGCCGATCAAGGTGACCGCCATCAAGGACCCGAAGGAACTGCCTTGGGGCGACGTCGACATCGCCATGGAATGCACCGGTATCTTCACCTCGAAGGAAAAGGCCTCGCTGCACCTTGCGAACGGCTCGAAGCGCGTCCTCGTCTCGGCCCCGGCTGACGGCGCCGACAAGACCATCGTTTTCGGCGTCAACCACAATGCCCTGACCAAGGACGACATCATCGTCTCCAACGCCTCCTGCACGACCAACTGCCTGGCACCGGTCGCCTATATCCTCAACAAGGAATTCGGCATCGAAAAGGGCTACATGACGACGATCCATTCCTACACCGGCGACCAGCCGACGCTGGACACCATGCACAAGGATCTCTACCGCGCCCGTGCAGCCGCTCTCTCGATGATCCCGACCTCGACCGGTGCAGCCAAGGCCGTCGGCCTCGTCCTGCCGGAACTGAAGGGCAAGCTCGATGGCTCGGCCATTCGCGTTCCGACCCCGAACGTATCCGTCGTCGACCTGAAGTTCATCGCCAAGCGCGCTGTGACTGCCGAGGAAGTCAATGCCGCCATCAAGGCAGCCGCCGAAGGCGAACTGAAGGGTATTCTTGCCTACAGCGAAGAGCCGCTGGTTTCGGTTGACTTCAACCACGACAGCCACTCGTCAAGCTTTGCTGGCGCGCAGACAAAGGTCATGGACGGCACGCTCGTGCGCATCCTGACCTGGTACGACAACGAGTGGGGCTTCTCCAACCGTATGTCGGACACGGCCGTGGCCATGGCCAAGCTGATCTGAGATCTCAGTCAGTCATGATCTGACAAAGGGCGGGCCGCCAGCGGTCCGCCCTTTTTTTTCGTGCCTGCCTTCAGGTTCAGGGTTGAATTACGGCTTCTTAAAAAAATCCGATGTGACGATGGAACAATCGTCTCGCTGCTTTGTTGACCTCGGCAATTGTGGCGCAAACGCGGCATTTCGGCCATCCGGCACCAAGCCGGCAGCAGCCACTCCATCAGAAGACAACGGATATCGAAACCGACCGCCCCCAACGGAAAGGAAGTCGACCTTTTGGCCCATACAACCACAGACCAGGATATTGGCCCGTCCGGCGAAGCCCTGCCGGCACCGGAAGGTGAAACCCAGATCATCAAGACGCCCTATGAAATCGGGCAGGACAATATCAGCTATTCTAGGCCCTTCGTCCTCGAACTGGACATTCATAACATCGTCTTCAGCGTTTCAGCTCTGACCATCGTCGCCTTCACCTTCCTGACGCTTGCATTCCAGTCGACGCTTGAGCCAGCCTTCACGGCTCTGCGCGACGCACTTACCGGCAATCTCGACTGGTTCTTCCTGCTGAGCGGCAATATCTTTGTTCTGGTCTGCATCGGCCTGATTGCCTCGCCCCTGGGCCGCATTCGCCTTGGGGGTCCGGAGGCCATTCCGGACTATTCGAACATCTCATGGTTCTCCATGCTGTTTGCCGCCGGGATGGGGATCGGCCTGATGTTCTACGGCGTCGCCGAACCGCTTGGCCATTTCACGGCCGCCTTGGAAGGACCAGTGATCGAAAACGGCGTCCGCACGGACTGGGCGCCGCTCAATGGCGCGGAGGGCGATCCGGAGGCTGCGCGGCGCCTCGCCATGGCCGCCACCATCTTTCACTGGGGCCTGCATCCCTGGGCAATCTATGCGATCGTCGCCCTGTCGCTTGCGCTCTTTGCCTTTAACAAGGGATTGCCGCTCACTTTGCGATCAGTTTTCTACCCGATCTTCGGAGAGCGCGTCTGGGGCTGGCCGGGTCACGTGATCGATATCCTCGCGGTCTTCGCCACCATCTTTGGCCTGTCGACCTCGCTCGGCATTGGCGCCCAGCAGGCAAGCGGCGGGCTGGACTTCCTGTTCGGCATTCCGGCGACCGATGCAACGATCATCCTGCTGGTCATCGGCATCACGGGTATCGCGATTGCCTCCGTCATCGCCGGCATGGACAAGGGTGTGAAAACGCTTTCCGAGGTGAACATGGCGCTCGCTGCCTTGCTTCTGATCTTCGTGATTGCCGTCGGCCCGACCATGCAGATCGTCAGCGGGTTCTTCCTCAATCTTGCCGCCTATGCACAGAACCTAGTGGCGCTTTCCAATCCCTTCGGACGCGAGGACGCCAATTTCTCGCAAGGCTGGACCGCCTTCTATTGGGCCTGGTGGATCAGCTGGTCACCCTTCGTTGGCATGTTCATCGCCCGCGTCAGCCGAGGCCGGACAGTGCGCGCCTTTCTCACCGCCGTCCTCCTGATCCCCTCGCTGGTGTCGGTTCTCTGGATGACCGCCCTCGGCGGGACGGCGATCAGCCAGGTAACGGTTGACGGCCTGTCATCGGTTGCTGACGCGGCGCTGGAACTGCAGCTTTTCGAGATGCTCACGCATCTGCCCCTGACCGGCATCACCTCCTTTATCGGCATCGTGCTGGTCATCGTCTTCTTCGTGACCTCCTCGGACTCTGGATCCCTGGTCATCGATACGATCGCTGCCGGTGGCAAAGTCAACGCCCCGGTCCCCCAGCGCGTGTTCTGGGCAACCTTTGAAGGACTGGTCGCAATTGCGCTCTTGCTCGGTGGTGGCCTCGCTGCCTTGCAGGCGATGGCCGTGTCGACCGGTCTCCCTTTCGCCCTTGTCTTGCTGGGCGCGACCTTCGCGCTGGTGAAAGGCCTGATGGCAGAACCTCGGTGAAGCCGCGCCGACATACCGGAAGAACCGCCTTCCGGTATGTCGGCAGGACACAACCGAAATTGAACGGCGTGCAACAATAAAAAGACAATCTTTCTAGTCTATCGCCCAAGTGTCAGCATGATCATGGGCTACATCATGATCATGCCATCCAGGCAGTGTCTTTCACCCCTCGAAAGCATCTGTGTTCAGCGGGTCAGGACCCTTTTTGGCGCTGTGGTTTGACAGCTGCAGCACCACGCGGGACACTTGGTTGTTGGGTTTGGCAAGGACGGTTTGAAGGGAGCATGATTTGCAGGAATTCTATGCGATTACGCTGGTTGCGACGGCCCTCGTTCTGCTGGCCGCCTTTTCCAGCCTCATCGCATTTCGCTTCGGCGCGCCTCTGCTTCTCCTCTTCCTGCTGATCGGACTGGGCGCCGGTGTTGACGGACTGGGCATCGATTTTTCCAATTTCTCCCTTGCCTATGTGGTCGGTTCAATCGCGCTGTCCATCATTCTGTTTGATTCCGGCTATGGGACGTCGTTGCAATCCTTCAAGCTCTCGGCAGCCCCCGCCCTGACACTGGCGACGCTCGGCGTTCTTCTGACCAGCTTCATTTTGGGCGTTGCCGCTCACCTGCTCCTCGGAATGAGCTACATGGAAGGCCTGCTGCTCGGTGCCATTCTCGGCTCGACGGATGCCGCCGCCGTGTTCTTCCTGCTGCGCATCGGCGGCATCAATATTCGTGACCGCGTCCGTTCGGCGCTGGAAGTGGAATCGGGGACCAACGACCCGATGGCGATCTTTCTGGCAATCGCCCTGGTTGAACTGATCTCCAGCGGAGCTGGCGCCGAGGGCTTCAATCTCGAGCTCGTCCGTCTGTTTGTCGAGCAGATGGGCATTGGCCTTGCCTTCGGCATCCTCGGCGGTGTCATCATCGTCTTCATTTTGCGACGGATGCAGGTGGAACGCGGCCTCGCCCCGATCTTCATGCTCGCCTTGGCGCTGATGATCTTCTCCTTCACCGGAGCAGTCGGCGGCAGCGGATTCCTGGCAGTCTATGTGGCTGGCATCTACGCCGGTGCCCGCAAGCTGCCGGCGACAACAACGATCAGCCGCTTCCAGGACGGCATGACCTGGCTTGCACAGATCATCATGTTTCTTGTGCTTGGTCTTCTGGCCACACCCTCGCAGTTTCCGAGCATCCTGCTGCCGGCAATCCTGCTGGCCCTTTTCCTGATCTTCGTTGCACGTCCACTGGCCGTGTGGCTCTGTCTCCTCCCCTTCGACTTCACGCAGCGCGAAACCGGCTTCATCGCCTGGGTTGGCCTCCGAGGTGCAGTCTCCATCCTGCTGGGCATTCTCCCGGTGATCGGCAATCTGGAAGATGGCCAGACCTTCTTCAACACCGCCTTCATCGTCGTGATGATCTCCCTCGTGGTCCAGGGCTGGACGATCAAGCCCGTCGCCAAGCGTCTGGGATTGATCGTCCCGCCGCGGATCGGCGCCATCGACAAGGTCGAACTGGACCTTCCGGGTTCGGCCAATCACGAGCTTCTGGCCTACAGGGTCGTCGCCGGCAGCCCCGTGCTGCGCGGTGAGCGTATTCCGCGCTGGGCCATGCCATCGCTGGTCATCCGGGACGGCAAGTCGATGCGGTATCAGTATGCCGGTCGACTGCGCGAGAACGACCATGTCTATCTGTTCATCGCCCCAAGCTATTCGAAGCTGCTGGACCGTCTCTTTGCCACGGAAGCACCTGTCGAAGCCGATGACAGCGAATTCTTCGGCACTTTTGCAATTTCGCCGACAACCCAGGTACAATCTCTCGACGATGCCTATGGACCTCTGACGATTTCGGAAGGGGAACGCGGCAGGAACGTTGCAGACATGATCAACCAGCGCCTTGGCGGTCGCGCCGACTATGCCGATCGCGTACGTCTCGGGCCAATCGTGCTGATCGTCCGCGACATTGACGAACATGGTCACATCGCCTCGGTTGGCGTCTCGATGGAACCAGTCGAGCCGGCCACCACCTGGCCCATCTTCCTCAATATCCGCGAACTGGCTCACGCCGTACGCGATTATCTGCGTCGAAAGCGCGGCACGCTCAAGAGCGATGACAAGGTCGAAAATTAGGTCCCCTCGCCTTGCGTCGTGATGGAAGCGGTGTAAGGTCCGGCCCGTCCGCCCAATTCAACAGCATTCAAAACGGGTAAACTCATGCCGGCTTTCAAGACCCTCGACGACCTCACCGACATCGCAGGCAAGCGCGTCCTCGTTCGTGTCGATCTCAACGTTCCCGTCACTGATGGCAAGGTGTCGGACAAGACCCGAATCGAACGGGTAGCCCCGACAATCCAGGAACTCTCCGAAAAGGGAGCCAAGGTGATCCTGCTTGCACATTTCGGACGTCCGAAGGGTGAGCCCGTGGCCGACCAGTCGCTATCGCTGATCGCACCCGCCGTCGAAGAAGTGCTCGACCAGAGTGTGGCTTTCGCCTCCGATTGCATTGGCGAGCCTGCTGCGACTGCCATCGCCAAGATGAACAATGGCGACATTCTTCTTCTGGAAAACACCCGCTTCCACAAGGGTGAGGAAAAGAACACACCGGAATTTGTCGCAGAGCTTGCCAGGAATGGCGACATTTATGTGAACGACGCCTTCTCGGCTGCGCATCGCGCCCACGCCTCGACCGAGGGGCTGGCCCATCATATGCCCGCCTATGCCGGTCGCACCATGCAGGCCGAACTCGAAGCACTGGAAAAAGGTCTCGGCCAACCAACCCGTCCCGTTGTGGCTATCGTGGGTGGCGCAAAGGTCTCAACCAAGATCGACCTTTTGTCGAACCTTGTGACCAAGGTCGACGCACTCGTCATCGGTGGCGGCATGGCCAACACCTTCATCGCGGCCCAGGGCATCAATGTCGGCAAGTCGCTCTGCGAGCATGACCTGGCGGACACCGCCCGCTCGATCATGGAAACAGCCGCCAAAGCCGGCTGTGATATCGTGCTTCCCATCGACGGCGTGGTTGCCCGCGAGTTCAAGGCCAATGCCGAGAACGAAACGGTCGATATCAACGCCATCCCTGCCGATGCCATGATGCTCGACGTCGGCCCGAAGTCGGTCGAGCTGATCAATGGCTGGATCGAGAGGGCAGCGACCCTCGTCTGGAACGGTCCGCTCGGCGCCTTCGAAATTGCCCCCTTCGACAAGGCGACTGTTTCCGCCGCCCTGCATGCCGCCGACCAGACCAAGGCCGGCAAGCTCGTCTCGGTCGCCGGTGGCGGCGACACCGTGTCGGCTCTCAATCATGCCGATGTGGCTGAAGACTTTTCTTACGTCTCGACAGCCGGCGGTGCATTCCTCGAATGGATGGAAGGCAAGGAACTGCCGGGCGTTGCTGTCCT from Peteryoungia desertarenae encodes the following:
- a CDS encoding phosphoglycerate kinase encodes the protein MPAFKTLDDLTDIAGKRVLVRVDLNVPVTDGKVSDKTRIERVAPTIQELSEKGAKVILLAHFGRPKGEPVADQSLSLIAPAVEEVLDQSVAFASDCIGEPAATAIAKMNNGDILLLENTRFHKGEEKNTPEFVAELARNGDIYVNDAFSAAHRAHASTEGLAHHMPAYAGRTMQAELEALEKGLGQPTRPVVAIVGGAKVSTKIDLLSNLVTKVDALVIGGGMANTFIAAQGINVGKSLCEHDLADTARSIMETAAKAGCDIVLPIDGVVAREFKANAENETVDINAIPADAMMLDVGPKSVELINGWIERAATLVWNGPLGAFEIAPFDKATVSAALHAADQTKAGKLVSVAGGGDTVSALNHADVAEDFSYVSTAGGAFLEWMEGKELPGVAVLTKG
- the gap gene encoding type I glyceraldehyde-3-phosphate dehydrogenase, encoding MTVKVAINGFGRIGRNVLRAIVESGRTDIEVVAINDLGPVETNAHLLRYDSVHGKFPASVEVSGDSIIVGGGKPIKVTAIKDPKELPWGDVDIAMECTGIFTSKEKASLHLANGSKRVLVSAPADGADKTIVFGVNHNALTKDDIIVSNASCTTNCLAPVAYILNKEFGIEKGYMTTIHSYTGDQPTLDTMHKDLYRARAAALSMIPTSTGAAKAVGLVLPELKGKLDGSAIRVPTPNVSVVDLKFIAKRAVTAEEVNAAIKAAAEGELKGILAYSEEPLVSVDFNHDSHSSSFAGAQTKVMDGTLVRILTWYDNEWGFSNRMSDTAVAMAKLI
- a CDS encoding potassium/proton antiporter; the protein is MQEFYAITLVATALVLLAAFSSLIAFRFGAPLLLLFLLIGLGAGVDGLGIDFSNFSLAYVVGSIALSIILFDSGYGTSLQSFKLSAAPALTLATLGVLLTSFILGVAAHLLLGMSYMEGLLLGAILGSTDAAAVFFLLRIGGINIRDRVRSALEVESGTNDPMAIFLAIALVELISSGAGAEGFNLELVRLFVEQMGIGLAFGILGGVIIVFILRRMQVERGLAPIFMLALALMIFSFTGAVGGSGFLAVYVAGIYAGARKLPATTTISRFQDGMTWLAQIIMFLVLGLLATPSQFPSILLPAILLALFLIFVARPLAVWLCLLPFDFTQRETGFIAWVGLRGAVSILLGILPVIGNLEDGQTFFNTAFIVVMISLVVQGWTIKPVAKRLGLIVPPRIGAIDKVELDLPGSANHELLAYRVVAGSPVLRGERIPRWAMPSLVIRDGKSMRYQYAGRLRENDHVYLFIAPSYSKLLDRLFATEAPVEADDSEFFGTFAISPTTQVQSLDDAYGPLTISEGERGRNVADMINQRLGGRADYADRVRLGPIVLIVRDIDEHGHIASVGVSMEPVEPATTWPIFLNIRELAHAVRDYLRRKRGTLKSDDKVEN
- a CDS encoding BCCT family transporter, whose amino-acid sequence is MAHTTTDQDIGPSGEALPAPEGETQIIKTPYEIGQDNISYSRPFVLELDIHNIVFSVSALTIVAFTFLTLAFQSTLEPAFTALRDALTGNLDWFFLLSGNIFVLVCIGLIASPLGRIRLGGPEAIPDYSNISWFSMLFAAGMGIGLMFYGVAEPLGHFTAALEGPVIENGVRTDWAPLNGAEGDPEAARRLAMAATIFHWGLHPWAIYAIVALSLALFAFNKGLPLTLRSVFYPIFGERVWGWPGHVIDILAVFATIFGLSTSLGIGAQQASGGLDFLFGIPATDATIILLVIGITGIAIASVIAGMDKGVKTLSEVNMALAALLLIFVIAVGPTMQIVSGFFLNLAAYAQNLVALSNPFGREDANFSQGWTAFYWAWWISWSPFVGMFIARVSRGRTVRAFLTAVLLIPSLVSVLWMTALGGTAISQVTVDGLSSVADAALELQLFEMLTHLPLTGITSFIGIVLVIVFFVTSSDSGSLVIDTIAAGGKVNAPVPQRVFWATFEGLVAIALLLGGGLAALQAMAVSTGLPFALVLLGATFALVKGLMAEPR